A window of Candidatus Effluviviaceae Genus I sp. genomic DNA:
GGGCGCCGTCGCCGGCGAGGGCGACGAGATGACGACGGCGTTCCGGGGCGTCGGCGTGACGGGCGGGCTGCGCGACCTGTTTGCCGCCGCGACCGCCGACGAGATGGCCGACCACGTCGCGCGCATCGCCGTGGACCTTCTCTCGGCGCCGTACGCGCCCGGGGGGCCCGCGACGGTCGTGCTGGACCCAGAGCTGGTCGGACTTCTCGCGCACGAGGCCATCGGCCACACCGTCGAGGCGGACTTCGTGCAGTCGGGCTCGGCGGCGAGCGGGAGGCTCGGGAAGAAGGTGGCGAGCGAGCTCGTGACGCTCGTGGACAGCGGACCGGCCGTCATCGGCGCCCCGACGGCGGGCGGCGTGCTCCTCGTGGACGACGAGGGCGTGCTGACGGGCCGCACGGTCATCATCGACCGCGGGGTCCTCGCGTCGTACCTCCACGACCGCGA
This region includes:
- a CDS encoding TldD/PmbA family protein, whose translation is GAVAGEGDEMTTAFRGVGVTGGLRDLFAAATADEMADHVARIAVDLLSAPYAPGGPATVVLDPELVGLLAHEAIGHTVEADFVQSGSAASGRLGKKVASELVTLVDSGPAVIGAPTAGGVLLVDDEGVLTGRTVIIDRGVLASYLHDRESAAVFGVPPTGNARAWQYDDEPLIRMRNTYVEPGATPLDEVIGSVREGLLLRGAGSGQADANAEFMFGVQEAYEIRDGKVGRLLRGATISGDAFEVLSGIDIVSSGFEWGIGSGACGKGQEAKVDGGGPHVRCRVVVGGR